A region of the Fusobacterium sp. SYSU M8D902 genome:
TTTTCTTCATATTTTCAAAGAGTTTTGAAGTCATTTCTAAATCTGTGCTTTTCTTTAACCAAAAAGAATGAGCTCTTACCTCTTCAGTTATCTTCTCAATAGTTTCATAAAGAATAGGTGTTTTATCTATAAAAGACTTAATAGCTTCTTGAAAAGGAATATCAAAAGGATCAAACTCATCAATATTTAATCCTGATATAATAGTTTTAGCTGTTGCATATGCTCTTACTTGAGATAAGATTAAATCATCTTCCAATTCTGAAAAATCAAGATTTAGAGTAAACTCTCCACCCTCTTCAATATTTTTTAATTGCTCTATAATTTGATTTTCAATATTTTCAGTAAACTTATCTAATTTTTTTTTTAAATATTCCTCAAATTTCTTTTGAGCTTCAACAACATTGAAAAGTCGGTCGTCTACATTATTAGTTTTTGAAAACTCCCCTCGTAATATTCCATTTGGCATAGGTACAGGACTTTCTTCGAGTAAATCTTCATCTATACCTAAAAATTCTGCTAAATAAGATTTAGTGAGCTTATAACCAATGTTTGATAATTTTTGCATATTTTCTAATTTTAAACTTAATTTTTCCTCTTTTTTTCTATCTTTTTCAAGCATTTCTTCTTCAGAATAAACTTTTTCAAGTATCCAAGTAAAATCATTTGGATCATACCCAAAAAAATGTGAATCAATCTCTATTAATTGATATAAACTGTCAGTACAAAAATTACATACCTCTTGAATTACATCTTCTAATCCTTGCTGATGTATCTCTCCAAGAGAATAAGATCCTACTCCACTTCCATTATTAATAGTTAAAGTTCCTCCTAATATTTTTTGTATTAGTTTTTCCTTTTCTCTATTTTCTAACTCTGTATATATTTCAGGTTGTAAATCTGATAATTTTATAAATTGAAAACTATCTTTTAAACTTTGGTTTCTTCCAACGGGTATAGCAACAACATCTTGTCCTTTCATATTGGCTACTTGTTCTGCTTGCTCTTTTATATCTTCAAACTCTGTGTTTTCATCATAAGGAAAAACAATAATAACATCACCATATTTTTTAGAAAGTCCTCTTAGTTGTCTTTGATACATTTCTTTATCTAGAAAAG
Encoded here:
- a CDS encoding DUF935 family protein, encoding MEKIEKNILGKKELTTSTVIKLFSETYPESSNLSDELIKRLLEDIDISSALDKVERGVASRKLLIQTDDIALEEKAKEIEKRFSGIKFNRMLNHMITARYWGYSCFEIIYNEDFSINTLIPIPYDYVTYKAYEKEWKIKIGSNEIPLNREKFLLCIHRWNPARPTGTNIFESCKTSFLDKEMYQRQLRGLSKKYGDVIIVFPYDENTEFEDIKEQAEQVANMKGQDVVAIPVGRNQSLKDSFQFIKLSDLQPEIYTELENREKEKLIQKILGGTLTINNGSGVGSYSLGEIHQQGLEDVIQEVCNFCTDSLYQLIEIDSHFFGYDPNDFTWILEKVYSEEEMLEKDRKKEEKLSLKLENMQKLSNIGYKLTKSYLAEFLGIDEDLLEESPVPMPNGILRGEFSKTNNVDDRLFNVVEAQKKFEEYLKKKLDKFTENIENQIIEQLKNIEEGGEFTLNLDFSELEDDLILSQVRAYATAKTIISGLNIDEFDPFDIPFQEAIKSFIDKTPILYETIEKITEEVRAHSFWLKKSTDLEMTSKLFENMKKNLENGGTLKQWIKDSKEAIEKLGLGKQGYYLENVYRTNMFSQYSIGNYKQLKEDEEFFPYWQYHAIEDNRTTSICRTLNGKIYKSTDPFWNIYYPPNHYQCRSTVICLSKDDMKEYGYKVSKYDETMTGEELGNFKGNPANTYWEDMEKRTNEKQGVFVWE